From a region of the Hippopotamus amphibius kiboko isolate mHipAmp2 chromosome 3, mHipAmp2.hap2, whole genome shotgun sequence genome:
- the SLC3A2 gene encoding 4F2 cell-surface antigen heavy chain isoform X1 — translation MSQDAEVDMKEVELNELEPEKQPMNAASGAAVAVAMMGGTEKNGLVKIKVADDEAEAAAAAKFTGLSKEELLKVAGSPGWVRTRWALLLLFWLGWLGMLAGAVVIIIRAPRCRELPAQSWWHRGALYRIGDLQAFQGRDAGHLEGLKGRLDYLSTLKVKGFVLGPIHKNQKDDLTETNLKQIDPTFGSKEDFDGLLKAAKKKSIRVILDLTPNYKGENSWFHSTQIDTVDTKVKEALTFWLQAGVDGFQVRDVENLTNASAFLAEWQNITKSFSEDRLLIAGTDSSDLQQILSLLESTKDLLLTSSYLSNSSFTGEHTSFLVNQYLDAFGSHWCSWSLSQAGLLTSFVPPQLLRLYQLLLFTLPGTPVFSYGDEIGLEEAALPGQPVTAPVMLWDESSFPDTSGPVNATMTVKGQSEDPGSLLSLFRWLSDQRAKERSLLHGDFHTLSSGPNLFAYIRQWDQNERFLIVLNFGDAGQPARLGASSLPAGTSLPASVDLLLSTQPGRKEGTPLTLEHLNLEPYEGLMLRFPYVA, via the exons ATGAGCCAGGACGCTGAGGTGGACATGAAGGAAGTGGAGCTGAACGAGCTGGAACCCGAGAAGCAGCCGATGAACGCGGCCTCGGGGGCAGCTGTGGCCGTGGCCATGATGGGCGGCACCGAGAAGAACGGTCTGGTGAAGATCAAGGTGGCCGACGACGAGGCggaggcggcggccgcggccAAGTTCACGGGCCTGTCTAAGGAGGAGCTGCTGAAGGTGGCGGGCAGCCCCGGCTGGGTCCGCACCCGCTGGGCGCTGCTGCTTCTCTTCTGGCTCGGCTGGCTGGGCATGTTAGCGGGCGCTGTGGTGATAATCATTCGGGCGCCCCGCTGCCGCGAGCTGCCCGCACAGAGCTGGTGGCACAGGGGCGCTCTCTACCGCATCGGCGACCTTCAGGCCTTCCAGGGCCGCGATGCTGGCCACCTAGAGG GACTGAAGGGGCGGCTTGATTACTTGAGCACCCTGAAAGTGAAAGGTTTTGTGTTGGGCCCAATTCACAAGAACCAGAAGGATGACCTCACAGAGACCAACCTGAAACAGATCGACCCCACTTTTGGCTCTAAGGAAGATTTTGACGGTCTCCTGAAAGCGGCCAAGAAAAAGA GTATCCGGGTCATCCTAGACCTCACTCCCAACTACAAGGGTGAGAACTCATGGTTCCACTCCACTCAGATTGACACTGTGGACACCAAAGTGAAG GAAGCTCTGACGTTTTGGCTGCAGGCTGGTGTGGATGGGTTCCAGGTCCGGGACGTGGAGAATCTGACA AATGCGTCTGCATTCTTGGCTGAGTGGCAGAACATCACTAAGAGCTTCAGTGAAGATAG ACTCTTGATTGCAGGCACAGACTCCTCTGACCTTCAGCAGATCCTGAGCCTGCTCGAATCCACCAAGGACCTGTTGTTGACCAGCTCTTACCTGTCAAACTCCAGTTTCACTGGGGAACATACAAGTTTCCTGGTCAACCAGTATTTGGATGCCTTTGGCAGCCACTGGTGCAGCTGGAGT TTGTCTCAGGCGGGGCTCCTGACTTCCTTCGTGCCGCCTCAGCTCCTCCGACTCTACCAGCTGCTGCTCTTCACCCTGCCAGGGACCCCAGTTTTCAGCTATGGAGACGAGATTGGCCTGGAGGAAGCTGCCCTTCCTGGACAG CCTGTGACGGCCCCGGTCATGCTGTGGGATGAATCCAGCTTTCCTGATACCTCAGGACCTGTCAACGCTACCATGACTGTGAAG GGCCAGAGTGAAGATCCTggctccctcctctccctgtTCCGCTGGCTGAGTGATCAGCGGGCTAAGGAGCGTTCCCTGCTGCATGGAGATTTCCACACGCTCTCCTCAGGGCCCAACCTCTTTGCCTACATCCGCCAGTGGGACCAGAATGAGCGTTTCCTCATAGTGCTCAATTTTGGGGATGCGGGCCAGCCCGCCAGGCTGGGGGCCTCCAGCCTGCCTGCTGGCACCAGCCTGCCCGCCAGTGTGGACCTGCTGCTCAGCACCCAGCCAGGCCGCAAGGAGGGCACCCCTCTTACACTGGAGCACCTGAACCTGGAGCCCTACGAGGGGCTGATGCTCCGCTTCCCTTACGTGGCCTGA
- the SLC3A2 gene encoding 4F2 cell-surface antigen heavy chain isoform X2, whose amino-acid sequence MDREPDEPSAGVISVPRQLSSEHSGPGPQGPSAGGDSGTMSQDAEVDMKEVELNELEPEKQPMNAASGAAVAVAMMGGTEKNGLVKIKVADDEAEAAAAAKFTGLSKEELLKVAGSPGWVRTRWALLLLFWLGWLGMLAGAVVIIIRAPRCRELPAQSWWHRGALYRIGDLQAFQGRDAGHLEGLKGRLDYLSTLKVKGFVLGPIHKNQKDDLTETNLKQIDPTFGSKEDFDGLLKAAKKKSIRVILDLTPNYKGENSWFHSTQIDTVDTKVKEALTFWLQAGVDGFQVRDVENLTNASAFLAEWQNITKSFSEDRLLIAGTDSSDLQQILSLLESTKDLLLTSSYLSNSSFTGEHTSFLVNQYLDAFGSHWCSWSLSQAGLLTSFVPPQLLRLYQLLLFTLPGTPVFSYGDEIGLEEAALPGQPVTAPVMLWDESSFPDTSGPVNATMTVKGQSEDPGSLLSLFRWLSDQRAKERSLLHGDFHTLSSGPNLFAYIRQWDQNERFLIVLNFGDAGQPARLGASSLPAGTSLPASVDLLLSTQPGRKEGTPLTLEHLNLEPYEGLMLRFPYVA is encoded by the exons GCACCATGAGCCAGGACGCTGAGGTGGACATGAAGGAAGTGGAGCTGAACGAGCTGGAACCCGAGAAGCAGCCGATGAACGCGGCCTCGGGGGCAGCTGTGGCCGTGGCCATGATGGGCGGCACCGAGAAGAACGGTCTGGTGAAGATCAAGGTGGCCGACGACGAGGCggaggcggcggccgcggccAAGTTCACGGGCCTGTCTAAGGAGGAGCTGCTGAAGGTGGCGGGCAGCCCCGGCTGGGTCCGCACCCGCTGGGCGCTGCTGCTTCTCTTCTGGCTCGGCTGGCTGGGCATGTTAGCGGGCGCTGTGGTGATAATCATTCGGGCGCCCCGCTGCCGCGAGCTGCCCGCACAGAGCTGGTGGCACAGGGGCGCTCTCTACCGCATCGGCGACCTTCAGGCCTTCCAGGGCCGCGATGCTGGCCACCTAGAGG GACTGAAGGGGCGGCTTGATTACTTGAGCACCCTGAAAGTGAAAGGTTTTGTGTTGGGCCCAATTCACAAGAACCAGAAGGATGACCTCACAGAGACCAACCTGAAACAGATCGACCCCACTTTTGGCTCTAAGGAAGATTTTGACGGTCTCCTGAAAGCGGCCAAGAAAAAGA GTATCCGGGTCATCCTAGACCTCACTCCCAACTACAAGGGTGAGAACTCATGGTTCCACTCCACTCAGATTGACACTGTGGACACCAAAGTGAAG GAAGCTCTGACGTTTTGGCTGCAGGCTGGTGTGGATGGGTTCCAGGTCCGGGACGTGGAGAATCTGACA AATGCGTCTGCATTCTTGGCTGAGTGGCAGAACATCACTAAGAGCTTCAGTGAAGATAG ACTCTTGATTGCAGGCACAGACTCCTCTGACCTTCAGCAGATCCTGAGCCTGCTCGAATCCACCAAGGACCTGTTGTTGACCAGCTCTTACCTGTCAAACTCCAGTTTCACTGGGGAACATACAAGTTTCCTGGTCAACCAGTATTTGGATGCCTTTGGCAGCCACTGGTGCAGCTGGAGT TTGTCTCAGGCGGGGCTCCTGACTTCCTTCGTGCCGCCTCAGCTCCTCCGACTCTACCAGCTGCTGCTCTTCACCCTGCCAGGGACCCCAGTTTTCAGCTATGGAGACGAGATTGGCCTGGAGGAAGCTGCCCTTCCTGGACAG CCTGTGACGGCCCCGGTCATGCTGTGGGATGAATCCAGCTTTCCTGATACCTCAGGACCTGTCAACGCTACCATGACTGTGAAG GGCCAGAGTGAAGATCCTggctccctcctctccctgtTCCGCTGGCTGAGTGATCAGCGGGCTAAGGAGCGTTCCCTGCTGCATGGAGATTTCCACACGCTCTCCTCAGGGCCCAACCTCTTTGCCTACATCCGCCAGTGGGACCAGAATGAGCGTTTCCTCATAGTGCTCAATTTTGGGGATGCGGGCCAGCCCGCCAGGCTGGGGGCCTCCAGCCTGCCTGCTGGCACCAGCCTGCCCGCCAGTGTGGACCTGCTGCTCAGCACCCAGCCAGGCCGCAAGGAGGGCACCCCTCTTACACTGGAGCACCTGAACCTGGAGCCCTACGAGGGGCTGATGCTCCGCTTCCCTTACGTGGCCTGA